In Pseudomonas sp. MYb327, one DNA window encodes the following:
- a CDS encoding MFS transporter — protein MSHPSQFTLLRTRRFLPFFVTQSLGAFNDNIFKQSLILAILYKLTLDGDRSIWVNLCALLFILPFFLFSALAGQFGEKFAKDALIRLIKLGEIAIMAVGAVGFMFYHLSLMLVALFAMGTHSALFGPVKYSILPQALREEELVGGNGLVEMGTFLAILAGTIGAGIMMSSGHYAPIVSTAIIGIAVLGYLASRSIPRAAASSPDMRLNWNIFSQSWATLKLGLGQTPAVSRSIVGNSWFWFVGAIYLTQIPAYAKEWMHGDETVVTLILTVFSVGIAAGSMLCEKLSGRKVEIGLVPFGSFGLTVFGLLLWWHSGGIPDSVEGHGWIEILGFGHTWMVLIDILGLGVFGGFYIVPLYALIQSRTAENERARVIAANNILNALFMVVSAIVSIILLSLAKLSIPQLFLVVSLLNIGVNAYIFKIVPEFTMRFMIWLLSHSMYRVEHRNLELIPDEGAALLVCNHVSFVDALLIGGAVRRPIRFVMYYKIYNLPVLNFIFRTAGTIPIAGRHEDIQIYEKAFTRIARYLKDGELVCIFPEGKLTADGEINEFKGGLTRIIEETPVPVIPLALQGLWGSFFSRDPGKGLFRRLWSRVTLVAGPAVAVEEAEPAKLQEMVGELRGTVR, from the coding sequence ATGAGTCACCCCTCACAGTTCACCTTGCTGCGCACCCGGCGCTTCTTGCCGTTCTTCGTGACACAGTCCCTCGGCGCGTTCAACGACAACATCTTCAAGCAGTCGTTGATCCTTGCCATCTTGTACAAGTTGACCCTCGACGGTGACCGTTCGATCTGGGTCAACCTCTGCGCTCTTCTGTTTATCCTGCCGTTTTTTCTGTTCTCGGCGCTTGCCGGGCAGTTCGGGGAGAAATTCGCCAAGGACGCGCTGATTCGTCTGATCAAGCTCGGGGAAATCGCCATCATGGCGGTCGGCGCGGTCGGTTTCATGTTTTATCACCTGTCGCTGATGCTGGTGGCGCTGTTCGCTATGGGCACGCACTCGGCGCTGTTCGGGCCGGTGAAATACTCGATCCTGCCCCAAGCCTTGCGCGAAGAGGAGTTGGTGGGTGGCAACGGATTGGTGGAGATGGGCACTTTCCTGGCGATTCTGGCCGGGACCATCGGCGCCGGGATCATGATGTCGTCCGGTCACTACGCGCCCATCGTTTCCACGGCGATTATCGGGATTGCGGTGCTCGGTTACCTCGCCAGCCGCAGCATCCCACGGGCGGCGGCGTCTTCGCCGGACATGCGCTTGAACTGGAACATTTTCAGCCAGTCCTGGGCCACCTTGAAGCTGGGCCTGGGGCAAACTCCGGCGGTGTCGCGCTCGATTGTCGGCAACTCATGGTTCTGGTTTGTCGGGGCGATTTATCTGACGCAGATCCCGGCTTACGCCAAGGAATGGATGCACGGTGACGAGACCGTTGTGACGCTGATTCTGACCGTGTTCTCGGTCGGCATCGCTGCAGGCTCGATGCTTTGCGAGAAGCTCTCCGGGCGCAAAGTCGAGATCGGCCTGGTGCCGTTCGGTTCATTCGGTCTGACCGTGTTTGGCTTGTTGCTATGGTGGCATTCCGGCGGAATTCCAGACAGCGTCGAGGGCCATGGCTGGATCGAAATCCTCGGTTTTGGCCACACCTGGATGGTGTTGATTGACATCCTTGGCCTGGGCGTTTTCGGTGGTTTCTACATCGTGCCGCTGTACGCGCTGATCCAGTCACGCACCGCCGAAAACGAACGCGCGCGGGTGATCGCCGCCAACAATATTCTCAATGCGCTGTTCATGGTGGTCTCGGCGATTGTCTCGATCATCCTGCTCAGCCTCGCCAAGCTGTCGATCCCGCAGTTGTTCCTGGTGGTGTCGCTGCTGAACATCGGTGTCAACGCTTACATCTTCAAGATCGTCCCCGAATTCACCATGCGTTTCATGATCTGGCTGCTCAGCCACTCCATGTACCGCGTGGAGCATCGCAACCTGGAATTGATCCCCGACGAAGGCGCGGCGTTGCTGGTGTGCAACCACGTGTCGTTCGTCGATGCCCTGCTGATTGGCGGCGCGGTGCGTAGGCCGATTCGCTTCGTGATGTACTACAAAATCTACAACCTGCCGGTGTTGAACTTTATCTTTCGCACGGCCGGGACGATTCCGATCGCGGGGCGCCATGAAGACATCCAGATCTACGAAAAAGCCTTCACGCGCATTGCCCGTTATCTGAAGGATGGCGAGTTGGTGTGCATCTTCCCCGAGGGAAAATTGACGGCTGACGGCGAGATCAACGAGTTCAAGGGCGGCCTGACGCGGATAATCGAAGAGACGCCGGTACCAGTGATTCCGCTGGCTTTGCAGGGATTGTGGGGGAGCTTCTTCAGCCGTGATCCGGGCAAGGGGCTGTTTCGCCGATTGTGGTCGCGGGTGACGTTGGTGGCGGGGCCGGCGGTGGCGGTTGAGGAGGCGGAGCCGGCGAAGTTACAGGAGATGGTTGGGGAGTTGCGTGGGACAGTCAGATAA
- the sugE gene encoding quaternary ammonium compound efflux SMR transporter SugE: protein MSWILLFFAGLFEVGWAVGLKYTDGFSRPLPTALTVAAMAISLGLLGLAMKELPLGTAYAIWTGVGAVGTVIAGIILFGESMALFRLASVALIIAGLIGLKISA, encoded by the coding sequence ATGTCCTGGATCCTTCTGTTTTTCGCCGGTCTTTTCGAAGTGGGCTGGGCCGTCGGCCTGAAGTACACCGACGGTTTCAGCCGCCCTCTCCCGACTGCTTTGACGGTCGCCGCCATGGCAATCAGCCTCGGTTTGTTGGGCCTTGCCATGAAGGAATTGCCGCTGGGCACGGCCTATGCGATCTGGACCGGCGTGGGTGCCGTCGGCACGGTGATCGCCGGCATCATTCTGTTTGGTGAATCAATGGCGCTGTTTCGGCTGGCCAGTGTAGCGTTGATTATTGCCGGCTTGATTGGGCTAAAGATCAGCGCTTAG
- a CDS encoding bile acid:sodium symporter family protein: MRALAALSRFVGNTFAYWVLIFAVVAFLQPAWFIGLKGAIVPLLGLVMFGMGLTLKLEDFAEVARHPWRVALGVVAHFVIMPGVAWLLCQAFHLPPEIAVGVILVGCCPSGTSSNVMTWLARGDLALSVAIAAVTTLLAPLLTPALIWLLASAWLPVSFMELFWSILQVVLLPIVLGVVAQRLLGDRVRHAVDVLPLVSVVSIVIIVTAVVAASQAKIAESGLLIMAVVMLHNSFGYLLGYFTGRLFKLPLAQRKSLALEVGMQNSGLGAALASAHFSPLAAVPSALFSVWHNISGALLSTYFRRMSEKEDRKIAAQQAAD; encoded by the coding sequence ATGCGCGCACTGGCTGCATTGAGTCGTTTCGTCGGCAACACTTTCGCTTACTGGGTACTGATTTTCGCCGTCGTGGCGTTTCTGCAACCGGCGTGGTTCATCGGCCTGAAAGGCGCGATCGTGCCGCTGCTGGGACTGGTGATGTTCGGCATGGGTCTGACCCTCAAGCTCGAAGACTTCGCCGAAGTCGCTCGCCATCCGTGGCGCGTGGCCCTCGGTGTGGTTGCACATTTCGTGATCATGCCCGGCGTGGCGTGGTTGCTCTGCCAGGCGTTTCATTTGCCGCCGGAAATCGCTGTCGGCGTCATCCTCGTCGGCTGCTGCCCAAGCGGCACCTCGTCAAACGTAATGACCTGGCTGGCACGCGGCGATCTGGCGTTGTCGGTGGCCATCGCCGCCGTCACCACCCTCCTCGCCCCGCTGCTGACACCAGCACTGATCTGGCTATTGGCGTCTGCCTGGTTGCCTGTGTCCTTCATGGAGTTGTTCTGGTCGATCCTGCAAGTGGTGCTGCTGCCAATCGTGCTGGGTGTAGTGGCGCAACGTCTGCTAGGTGATCGGGTGCGCCATGCGGTGGATGTATTACCGCTGGTGTCAGTGGTGAGCATCGTAATCATTGTCACGGCGGTGGTTGCCGCCAGCCAGGCGAAGATTGCCGAGTCCGGCCTGCTGATCATGGCCGTGGTCATGCTGCACAACAGCTTTGGTTATCTGCTGGGCTATTTCACCGGGCGCCTGTTCAAGCTGCCATTGGCCCAACGCAAGTCTCTGGCGCTGGAAGTCGGCATGCAGAACTCCGGATTAGGCGCGGCCCTGGCCAGTGCGCACTTCTCGCCACTGGCGGCGGTGCCGAGTGCGTTGTTCAGCGTTTGGCACAACATTTCCGGGGCCTTACTGTCGACCTATTTCCGTCGCATGAGCGAAAAAGAAGACCGGAAAATCGCTGCTCAGCAAGCGGCGGACTGA
- the rdgC gene encoding recombination-associated protein RdgC produces MWFKNLLIYRLTQDLPVDAEALETALATKLARPCASQELTTYGFVAPFGKGEDAPLVHVSGDFLLISARKEERILPGSVVRDAVKEKVEEIETEQMRKVYKKERDQIKDEIIQAFLPRAFIRRSSTFAAIAPKQGLILVNSASPKRAEDLLSTLREVIGTLPVRPLTVKMSPTATMTEWVTTQKAADDFFVLDECELRDTHEDGGIVRCKRQDLTSEEIQLHLSTGKVVTQLSLAWQDKLSFVLDDKMVVKRLKFEDLLQDQAEQDGGDEALGQLDASFTLMMLTFGDFLPALVEALGGEEMPQGI; encoded by the coding sequence ATGTGGTTCAAAAACCTGCTTATCTATCGCCTGACCCAAGATCTGCCTGTTGATGCCGAGGCGTTGGAAACTGCACTGGCCACCAAACTGGCGCGCCCATGTGCAAGCCAGGAGTTGACCACCTACGGTTTCGTTGCGCCGTTCGGCAAGGGCGAAGATGCGCCGCTGGTGCACGTTAGCGGCGACTTCCTGTTGATCAGCGCGCGCAAGGAAGAACGCATTCTGCCGGGTAGCGTCGTGCGTGATGCGGTGAAGGAAAAGGTCGAAGAGATCGAAACCGAGCAAATGCGCAAGGTCTATAAGAAGGAACGCGACCAGATCAAGGATGAAATCATCCAGGCGTTCCTGCCCCGCGCCTTCATCCGTCGTTCGTCGACCTTCGCCGCCATCGCGCCGAAACAGGGCCTGATCCTGGTCAACTCGGCCAGTCCGAAACGCGCCGAAGACCTGCTGTCGACCCTGCGTGAAGTGATCGGCACTCTGCCGGTGCGTCCGCTGACCGTGAAGATGTCCCCGACCGCAACCATGACCGAGTGGGTCACCACTCAGAAAGCGGCGGACGATTTCTTCGTACTGGACGAGTGCGAACTGCGCGACACCCACGAAGATGGCGGCATCGTGCGCTGCAAGCGTCAGGACCTGACCAGCGAAGAAATCCAGCTGCATCTGAGCACAGGCAAAGTCGTCACGCAGCTGTCTCTGGCATGGCAAGACAAACTGTCGTTCGTCCTCGACGACAAAATGGTGGTCAAGCGCCTGAAGTTCGAAGACTTGCTGCAAGACCAGGCGGAACAGGATGGCGGCGACGAAGCCCTGGGCCAACTGGATGCCAGCTTCACCCTGATGATGCTGACTTTCGGCGACTTCCTGCCGGCGTTGGTTGAAGCGTTGGGTGGAGAAGAGATGCCACAAGGGATATAA
- a CDS encoding FKBP-type peptidyl-prolyl cis-trans isomerase — protein sequence MKQHRLAAAVALVSLVLAGCDSQTSVELKTPAQKASYGIGLNMGKSLAQEGMDDLDSKAVAQGIEDAVGKKEQKLKDEELVEAFAALQKRAEERMAKMSEESAAAGKKFLEENAKKAGVVTTASGLQYEVEKKADGPQPKPTDVVTVHYTGKLTNGTVFDSSVERGSPIDLPVSGVIPGWVEGLQLMHVGEKYKLYIPSELAYGAQSPSPAIPANSVLVFDLELLAIKDPAKEEAAK from the coding sequence ATGAAACAGCATCGGTTGGCGGCGGCGGTGGCCCTGGTAAGCCTGGTACTCGCGGGTTGCGACTCGCAAACCAGCGTAGAGCTGAAAACCCCGGCGCAAAAAGCTTCCTACGGCATTGGCCTGAACATGGGCAAGAGCCTGGCTCAGGAAGGCATGGATGACCTGGATTCCAAAGCTGTAGCTCAGGGCATCGAAGATGCCGTCGGCAAGAAAGAACAGAAGCTCAAAGACGAAGAGTTGGTTGAAGCCTTCGCAGCACTGCAAAAGCGTGCCGAAGAGCGCATGGCCAAGATGAGCGAAGAGTCGGCAGCCGCCGGCAAGAAATTCCTCGAAGAAAACGCCAAGAAAGCTGGCGTAGTCACCACCGCTTCGGGCTTGCAGTATGAAGTGGAAAAGAAAGCCGATGGTCCTCAGCCTAAGCCGACTGACGTAGTGACCGTTCACTACACCGGCAAACTGACCAATGGCACCGTATTCGACAGCTCCGTCGAGCGCGGGAGCCCGATCGATCTGCCGGTCAGTGGTGTAATCCCGGGTTGGGTCGAAGGCCTGCAACTGATGCACGTTGGCGAGAAGTACAAGCTCTACATTCCAAGCGAACTGGCTTACGGCGCACAAAGCCCAAGCCCGGCGATCCCGGCCAATTCGGTGCTGGTATTCGACCTGGAGCTGCTGGCAATCAAAGATCCAGCAAAAGAAGAAGCCGCCAAGTAA
- a CDS encoding YkvA family protein, translating into MKAPWNFARFLPVAGRLLARGRLPTLLFAVASKGAMQGNRLGKLKDDLRLLQALCLAYWRGEYRAISPKALVSVVAGLMYFLSPLDAIPDFLPMFGMLDDIAVLAWLMKVLDDELNAFRAWRKRQLPEKLAVVERLPDTLAQLHLQGPKKR; encoded by the coding sequence ATGAAGGCACCCTGGAATTTTGCTCGTTTCCTACCCGTGGCCGGTCGTCTGCTCGCACGTGGACGCTTGCCGACCCTGCTCTTCGCCGTGGCCAGTAAAGGTGCCATGCAAGGCAACCGATTGGGTAAACTCAAGGATGATCTTCGTCTGTTGCAAGCACTTTGCCTGGCTTACTGGCGCGGCGAGTATCGGGCCATCAGCCCTAAAGCTCTGGTTTCGGTCGTTGCAGGTCTGATGTATTTCCTCAGTCCTCTGGATGCGATTCCGGATTTCCTGCCGATGTTCGGCATGCTCGATGACATCGCGGTGCTGGCCTGGCTGATGAAAGTACTCGACGACGAACTCAACGCTTTCCGAGCCTGGCGCAAACGTCAGCTGCCAGAGAAGCTCGCCGTAGTCGAACGCCTGCCAGATACCCTGGCGCAACTTCATCTTCAGGGACCAAAAAAGCGCTGA
- a CDS encoding helix-turn-helix transcriptional regulator produces the protein MDIQIITREGEPEYAVLPWAQYQALLKAAGINESPSRPAPAPLAATQDQILPGLDQLRSLREGKGIAIEALARTVGISPSYLAMIESGERQPDAAIRRSLAWELTVPGWRDES, from the coding sequence ATGGATATTCAGATAATTACACGCGAAGGCGAGCCCGAATATGCGGTTCTGCCATGGGCTCAGTATCAGGCTCTACTGAAAGCAGCAGGCATCAACGAATCACCGTCTCGCCCGGCCCCAGCGCCGCTCGCGGCAACCCAGGACCAGATTCTTCCAGGTCTTGATCAACTACGCAGTTTGCGCGAAGGGAAGGGCATCGCCATTGAGGCGCTAGCCCGCACGGTAGGCATCAGCCCGTCTTATCTGGCCATGATCGAAAGTGGCGAGCGTCAACCCGACGCTGCGATTCGCCGAAGCCTGGCCTGGGAATTGACGGTGCCAGGGTGGAGGGATGAATCGTGA